The following proteins are co-located in the Bubalus bubalis isolate 160015118507 breed Murrah chromosome 23, NDDB_SH_1, whole genome shotgun sequence genome:
- the PSD gene encoding PH and SEC7 domain-containing protein 1 isoform X2, with protein MAQGAMRFCSEGDCAISPPRCPRRWLPEGPVPQSPPASMYGSTGSLLRRVAGPGPRSRELGRVTAPCTPLRGPPSPRIAPSPWAPSSPTGQPPPEAQSSVVIFRFVEKASVRPLNGLPAPGGLSRSWDLGGVSPPRPTPALRPGSHQKLRLEASTSDPLPAGGGSARPGSQGLLQGPPTQPQVGADGLYSSLPNGLGGPSEHLATLFRGPADTGLLNQGDIWSSPREVSSHAQRIARAKWEFFYGSLDPPSSGAKPPEQAPPSPPGVGSGQGSGVAVGRAAKYSETDLDTVPLRCYRETDIDEVLTEREEADSAIESQPSSEGLPGTARPPVPRPGPCLGPHPSLGSGNEDEDEAGGEEDVDDEVFEASEGARPGTRMPHSGPLKSPLPFLPGTSPSADGPDSFSCVFEAILESHWAKGTSYTSLASLEALASPGPTQSPFFTFELPPQPPAPRPDPPAPAPLAPLEPDSGTSSAADGPWTQRGEEEEAEAGAKQAPGRDPPSPCHSEDSFGLGAAPLGSEPPLNQLVSDSDSELDSTERLALGSTDTLSNGQKADLEAAQRLAKRLYRLDGFRKADVARHLGKNNDFSKLVAGEYLKFFVFTGMTLDQALRVFLKELALMGETQERERVLAHFSQRYFQCNPGALSSEDGAHTLTCALMLLNTDLHGHNIGKRMTCGDFIGNLEGLNEGGDFPRELLKALYSSIKNEKLQWAIDEEELRRSLSELADPNPKVIKRVSGGGGSGSSPFLDLTPEPGAAVYKHGALVRKVHADPDCRKTPRGKRGWKNFHGILKGMILYLQKEEYQPGKALSEAELKNAISIHHALATRASDYSKRPHVFYLRTADWRVFLFQAPSLEQMQSWITRINVVAAMFSAPPFPAAVSSQKKFSRPLLPSAATRLSQEEQVRTHEAKLKAMASELREHRATQLAKKARGKEAEEQRQKEAYLEFEKSRYGTYAALLRVKLKAGSEELDAVEAAVAQASGTEDGLPPPHSSPSLPANTSSQPRAQCPDSEARAGAGSGRWKP; from the exons ATGGCCCAGGGTGCCATGCGCTTCTGCTCGGAAGGCGACTGTGCCATCTCCCCACCACGATGCCCACGCCGCTGGCTCCCCGAAGGCCCAGTGCCCCAGAGCCCCCCAGCCAGCATGTATGGCAGCACAGGCTCCTTACTCCGGCGAGTGGCAGGTCCAGGTCCCCGAAGTCGGGAGCTTGGACGTGTGACAGCACCCTGTACACCTCTGCGTGGCCCCCCTTCACCCCGCATTGCTCCCTCACCTTGGGCACCCTCTTCACCCACTGGGCAGCCCCCACCAGAGGCCCAGAGCTCTGTGGTCATATTCCGCTTTGTGGAGAAGGCCAGTGTGAGGCCACTGAATGGGCTGCCTGCTCCTGGAGGCTTGAGTCGGAGCTGGGACCTGGGTGGGGTCTCTCCTCCCAGGCCCACTCCAGCCCTCAGGCCTGGCTCCCATCAAAAGTTGAGGCTAGAAGCATCCACATCAGACCCGCTTCCAGCTGGAGGAGGCTCAGCTCGGCCTGGGAGCCAGGGCCTTTTACAGGGGCCACCAACTCAACCCCAGGTTGGAGCAGATGGTCTTTACTCCTCTCTCCCCAATGGGCTGGGGGGACCCTCTGAGCACCTGGCCACATTATTCCGAGGACCTGCTGACACTGGACTCCTGAACCAG GGGGACATCTGGTCCTCACCACGAGAAGTCTCCTCTCATGCCCAGAGAATCGCTCGAGCCAAATGGGAATTCTTCTATGGCTCTTTGGATCCCCCCAGCTCAG GTGCTAAGCCCCCAGAGCAGGCCCCCCCATCTCCACCTGGGGTGGGCTCAGGGCAGGGCTCTGGGGTGGCTGTGGGGCGAGCAGCCAAGTACTCCGAGACGGACCTGGACACAGTGCCCCTGAGGTGCTACCGCGAGACCGACATCGATGAGGTGCTGACTGAGCGGGAAGAGGCTGACTCGGCCATCGAGAGTCAGCCCAGCTCTGAGGGCCTGCCTGGCACTGCCCGCCCACCTGTCCCACGTCCTGGCCCATGCCTTGGCCCTCACCCCAGCCTGGGCAGTGGCAATGAGGACGAGGATGAGGCAGGTGGGGAAGAGGATGTGGACGACGAAGTGTTTGAGGCCTCAGAAGGGGCCCG GCCAGGTACCCGAATGCCTCACTCCGGGCCTCTCAAGTCACCTCTGCCCTTTCTACCTGGGACCAGCCCCTCGGCTGATGGGCCTGACTCTTTCAGTTGTGTGTTTGAAGCCATCTTGGAGTCACACCGGGCCAAGGGCACCTCCTACACCAGCCTCGCCTCGCTGGAGGCCCTGGCCTCACCTGGCCCGACCCAGAGCCCCTTTTTCACCTTCGAGCTGCCTCCCCAACCCCCTGCCCCAAGGCCTGATCCGCCTGCTCCTGCCCCACTTGCTCCTCTGGAACCGGATTCTGGTACCAGCTCTGCTGCTGATGGGCCTTGGacacagagaggggaggaagaggaggcagaggctggagccAAGCAGGCCCCAGGGAGGGATCCCCCTAGTCCTTGCCACTCAGAAGACAGCTTCGGACTGGGGGCAGCACCCCTGGGCAG TGAACCACCCCTGAACCAACTGGTGTCTGATTCGGACTCAGAGCTGGACAGCACAGAGCGGCTGGCCCTGGGAAGCACTGACACCTTGTCCAATGGGCAGAAAGCAGACCTGGAGGCTGCACAGCGCCTCGCTAAGAGGCTGTACCGACTAGATGGCTTCAGGAAGGCGGATGTGGCCCGGCATCTGGGCAAGAA CAATGACTTCAGCAAACTTGTGGCTGGCGAGTACCTGAAGTTTTTTGTCTTCACGGGCATGACTCTGGACCAAGCTCTCAG GGTGTTTCTCAAGGAGCTGGCCTTAATGGGTGAGACCCAGGAACGGGAGCGTGTGCTGGCCCACTTCTCCCAGAGATACTTCCAGTGTAATCCTGGAGCCCTGTCCTCAGAGG ACGGTGCGCACACGCTGACCTGCGCCCTCATGCTACTCAATACGGATCTCCACGGCCAC AACATCGGGAAACGCATGACCTGCGGAGACTTCATCGGTAACTTGGAAGGCCTCAACGAAGGCGGCGACTTCCCCAGAGAGCTGCTCAAG GCCTTGTACAGCTCCATCAAGAATGAAAAGTTGCAGTGGGCCAT AGACGAGGAGGAGCTGAGACGGTCTCTGTCTGAGCTGGCCGACCCCAACCCCAAGGTCATCAAGAGGGTCAGCGGGGGCGGTGGCAGTGGCTCCAGCCCTTTCCTGGACCTGACTCCCGAGCCCGGGGCTGCAGTCTACAAGCACGGCGCCCTGGTGCGCAAGGTGCACGCGGACCCTGACTGCAGGAAGA CACCTCGGGGCAAGCGCGGCTGGAAGAACTTCCACGGGATCCTCAAGGGCATGATCCTCTATCTGCAGAAG GAGGAGTACCAGCCTGGGAAAGCGCTGTCGGAGGCAGAGCTTAAGAACGCCATCAGCATCCACCACGCGCTGGCCACGCGGGCCAGTGACTACAGCAAGAGGCCGCACGTCTTCTACCTGCGCACTGCTGACTGGCGGGTCTTCCTCTTCCAGGCCCC GAGCCTGGAGCAGATGCAGTCCTGGATCACTCGCATCAACGTGGTGGCTGCCATGTTCTCCGCACCCCCATTCCCAGCTGCTGTCAGCTCCCAGAAGAAGTTCAGCCGCCCTCTGCTACCCAGCGCTGCCACCCGCCTCTCCCAG GAGGAGCAAGTGCGGACCCACGAGGCCAAGCTGAAGGCCATGGCAAGTGAGTTGCGGGAGCACCGGGCCACGCAACTGGCCAAGAAGGCCCGGGGCAAGGAGGCTGAAGAGCAGCGGCAGAAGGAGGCGTATCTGGAGTTTGAG AAATCCCGCTACGGCACGTACGCAGCGCTGCTTCGGGTCAAGCTGAAGGCGGGCAGCGAGGAGCTGGATGCGGTGGAGGCAGCAGTGGCCCAGGCCAGTGGCACGGAGGATGGACTACCCCCTCCTCACTCCAGTCCCTCCCTGCCGGCCAACACCTCCAGCCAGCCCCGGGCTCAGTGTCCCGACTCAGAGGCTAGGGCAGGGGCAGGCAGTGGGCGGTGGAAGCCCTGA
- the PSD gene encoding PH and SEC7 domain-containing protein 1 isoform X3, giving the protein MAQGAMRFCSEGDCAISPPRCPRRWLPEGPVPQSPPASMYGSTGSLLRRVAGPGPRSRELGRVTAPCTPLRGPPSPRIAPSPWAPSSPTGQPPPEAQSSVVIFRFVEKASVRPLNGLPAPGGLSRSWDLGGVSPPRPTPALRPGSHQKLRLEASTSDPLPAGGGSARPGSQGLLQGPPTQPQVGADGLYSSLPNGLGGPSEHLATLFRGPADTGLLNQGDIWSSPREVSSHAQRIARAKWEFFYGSLDPPSSGAKPPEQAPPSPPGVGSGQGSGVAVGRAAKYSETDLDTVPLRCYRETDIDEVLTEREEADSAIESQPSSEGLPGTARPPVPRPGPCLGPHPSLGSGNEDEDEAGGEEDVDDEVFEASEGARPGTRMPHSGPLKSPLPFLPGTSPSADGPDSFSCVFEAILESHRAKGTSYTSLASLEALASPGPTQSPFFTFELPPQPPAPRPDPPAPAPLAPLEPDSGTSSAADGPWTQRGEEEEAEAGAKQAPGRDPPSPCHSEDSFGLGAAPLGSEPPLNQLVSDSDSELDSTERLALGSTDTLSNGQKADLEAAQRLAKRLYRLDGFRKADVARHLGKKVFLKELALMGETQERERVLAHFSQRYFQCNPGALSSEDGAHTLTCALMLLNTDLHGHNIGKRMTCGDFIGNLEGLNEGGDFPRELLKALYSSIKNEKLQWAIDEEELRRSLSELADPNPKVIKRVSGGGGSGSSPFLDLTPEPGAAVYKHGALVRKVHADPDCRKSTWPAPRGKRGWKNFHGILKGMILYLQKEEYQPGKALSEAELKNAISIHHALATRASDYSKRPHVFYLRTADWRVFLFQAPSLEQMQSWITRINVVAAMFSAPPFPAAVSSQKKFSRPLLPSAATRLSQEEQVRTHEAKLKAMASELREHRATQLAKKARGKEAEEQRQKEAYLEFEKSRYGTYAALLRVKLKAGSEELDAVEAAVAQASGTEDGLPPPHSSPSLPANTSSQPRAQCPDSEARAGAGSGRWKP; this is encoded by the exons ATGGCCCAGGGTGCCATGCGCTTCTGCTCGGAAGGCGACTGTGCCATCTCCCCACCACGATGCCCACGCCGCTGGCTCCCCGAAGGCCCAGTGCCCCAGAGCCCCCCAGCCAGCATGTATGGCAGCACAGGCTCCTTACTCCGGCGAGTGGCAGGTCCAGGTCCCCGAAGTCGGGAGCTTGGACGTGTGACAGCACCCTGTACACCTCTGCGTGGCCCCCCTTCACCCCGCATTGCTCCCTCACCTTGGGCACCCTCTTCACCCACTGGGCAGCCCCCACCAGAGGCCCAGAGCTCTGTGGTCATATTCCGCTTTGTGGAGAAGGCCAGTGTGAGGCCACTGAATGGGCTGCCTGCTCCTGGAGGCTTGAGTCGGAGCTGGGACCTGGGTGGGGTCTCTCCTCCCAGGCCCACTCCAGCCCTCAGGCCTGGCTCCCATCAAAAGTTGAGGCTAGAAGCATCCACATCAGACCCGCTTCCAGCTGGAGGAGGCTCAGCTCGGCCTGGGAGCCAGGGCCTTTTACAGGGGCCACCAACTCAACCCCAGGTTGGAGCAGATGGTCTTTACTCCTCTCTCCCCAATGGGCTGGGGGGACCCTCTGAGCACCTGGCCACATTATTCCGAGGACCTGCTGACACTGGACTCCTGAACCAG GGGGACATCTGGTCCTCACCACGAGAAGTCTCCTCTCATGCCCAGAGAATCGCTCGAGCCAAATGGGAATTCTTCTATGGCTCTTTGGATCCCCCCAGCTCAG GTGCTAAGCCCCCAGAGCAGGCCCCCCCATCTCCACCTGGGGTGGGCTCAGGGCAGGGCTCTGGGGTGGCTGTGGGGCGAGCAGCCAAGTACTCCGAGACGGACCTGGACACAGTGCCCCTGAGGTGCTACCGCGAGACCGACATCGATGAGGTGCTGACTGAGCGGGAAGAGGCTGACTCGGCCATCGAGAGTCAGCCCAGCTCTGAGGGCCTGCCTGGCACTGCCCGCCCACCTGTCCCACGTCCTGGCCCATGCCTTGGCCCTCACCCCAGCCTGGGCAGTGGCAATGAGGACGAGGATGAGGCAGGTGGGGAAGAGGATGTGGACGACGAAGTGTTTGAGGCCTCAGAAGGGGCCCG GCCAGGTACCCGAATGCCTCACTCCGGGCCTCTCAAGTCACCTCTGCCCTTTCTACCTGGGACCAGCCCCTCGGCTGATGGGCCTGACTCTTTCAGTTGTGTGTTTGAAGCCATCTTGGAGTCACACCGGGCCAAGGGCACCTCCTACACCAGCCTCGCCTCGCTGGAGGCCCTGGCCTCACCTGGCCCGACCCAGAGCCCCTTTTTCACCTTCGAGCTGCCTCCCCAACCCCCTGCCCCAAGGCCTGATCCGCCTGCTCCTGCCCCACTTGCTCCTCTGGAACCGGATTCTGGTACCAGCTCTGCTGCTGATGGGCCTTGGacacagagaggggaggaagaggaggcagaggctggagccAAGCAGGCCCCAGGGAGGGATCCCCCTAGTCCTTGCCACTCAGAAGACAGCTTCGGACTGGGGGCAGCACCCCTGGGCAG TGAACCACCCCTGAACCAACTGGTGTCTGATTCGGACTCAGAGCTGGACAGCACAGAGCGGCTGGCCCTGGGAAGCACTGACACCTTGTCCAATGGGCAGAAAGCAGACCTGGAGGCTGCACAGCGCCTCGCTAAGAGGCTGTACCGACTAGATGGCTTCAGGAAGGCGGATGTGGCCCGGCATCTGGGCAAGAA GGTGTTTCTCAAGGAGCTGGCCTTAATGGGTGAGACCCAGGAACGGGAGCGTGTGCTGGCCCACTTCTCCCAGAGATACTTCCAGTGTAATCCTGGAGCCCTGTCCTCAGAGG ACGGTGCGCACACGCTGACCTGCGCCCTCATGCTACTCAATACGGATCTCCACGGCCAC AACATCGGGAAACGCATGACCTGCGGAGACTTCATCGGTAACTTGGAAGGCCTCAACGAAGGCGGCGACTTCCCCAGAGAGCTGCTCAAG GCCTTGTACAGCTCCATCAAGAATGAAAAGTTGCAGTGGGCCAT AGACGAGGAGGAGCTGAGACGGTCTCTGTCTGAGCTGGCCGACCCCAACCCCAAGGTCATCAAGAGGGTCAGCGGGGGCGGTGGCAGTGGCTCCAGCCCTTTCCTGGACCTGACTCCCGAGCCCGGGGCTGCAGTCTACAAGCACGGCGCCCTGGTGCGCAAGGTGCACGCGGACCCTGACTGCAGGAAGAGTACGTGGCCAG CACCTCGGGGCAAGCGCGGCTGGAAGAACTTCCACGGGATCCTCAAGGGCATGATCCTCTATCTGCAGAAG GAGGAGTACCAGCCTGGGAAAGCGCTGTCGGAGGCAGAGCTTAAGAACGCCATCAGCATCCACCACGCGCTGGCCACGCGGGCCAGTGACTACAGCAAGAGGCCGCACGTCTTCTACCTGCGCACTGCTGACTGGCGGGTCTTCCTCTTCCAGGCCCC GAGCCTGGAGCAGATGCAGTCCTGGATCACTCGCATCAACGTGGTGGCTGCCATGTTCTCCGCACCCCCATTCCCAGCTGCTGTCAGCTCCCAGAAGAAGTTCAGCCGCCCTCTGCTACCCAGCGCTGCCACCCGCCTCTCCCAG GAGGAGCAAGTGCGGACCCACGAGGCCAAGCTGAAGGCCATGGCAAGTGAGTTGCGGGAGCACCGGGCCACGCAACTGGCCAAGAAGGCCCGGGGCAAGGAGGCTGAAGAGCAGCGGCAGAAGGAGGCGTATCTGGAGTTTGAG AAATCCCGCTACGGCACGTACGCAGCGCTGCTTCGGGTCAAGCTGAAGGCGGGCAGCGAGGAGCTGGATGCGGTGGAGGCAGCAGTGGCCCAGGCCAGTGGCACGGAGGATGGACTACCCCCTCCTCACTCCAGTCCCTCCCTGCCGGCCAACACCTCCAGCCAGCCCCGGGCTCAGTGTCCCGACTCAGAGGCTAGGGCAGGGGCAGGCAGTGGGCGGTGGAAGCCCTGA
- the PSD gene encoding PH and SEC7 domain-containing protein 1 isoform X1: MAQGAMRFCSEGDCAISPPRCPRRWLPEGPVPQSPPASMYGSTGSLLRRVAGPGPRSRELGRVTAPCTPLRGPPSPRIAPSPWAPSSPTGQPPPEAQSSVVIFRFVEKASVRPLNGLPAPGGLSRSWDLGGVSPPRPTPALRPGSHQKLRLEASTSDPLPAGGGSARPGSQGLLQGPPTQPQVGADGLYSSLPNGLGGPSEHLATLFRGPADTGLLNQGDIWSSPREVSSHAQRIARAKWEFFYGSLDPPSSGAKPPEQAPPSPPGVGSGQGSGVAVGRAAKYSETDLDTVPLRCYRETDIDEVLTEREEADSAIESQPSSEGLPGTARPPVPRPGPCLGPHPSLGSGNEDEDEAGGEEDVDDEVFEASEGARPGTRMPHSGPLKSPLPFLPGTSPSADGPDSFSCVFEAILESHWAKGTSYTSLASLEALASPGPTQSPFFTFELPPQPPAPRPDPPAPAPLAPLEPDSGTSSAADGPWTQRGEEEEAEAGAKQAPGRDPPSPCHSEDSFGLGAAPLGSEPPLNQLVSDSDSELDSTERLALGSTDTLSNGQKADLEAAQRLAKRLYRLDGFRKADVARHLGKNNDFSKLVAGEYLKFFVFTGMTLDQALRVFLKELALMGETQERERVLAHFSQRYFQCNPGALSSEDGAHTLTCALMLLNTDLHGHNIGKRMTCGDFIGNLEGLNEGGDFPRELLKALYSSIKNEKLQWAIDEEELRRSLSELADPNPKVIKRVSGGGGSGSSPFLDLTPEPGAAVYKHGALVRKVHADPDCRKSTWPAPRGKRGWKNFHGILKGMILYLQKEEYQPGKALSEAELKNAISIHHALATRASDYSKRPHVFYLRTADWRVFLFQAPSLEQMQSWITRINVVAAMFSAPPFPAAVSSQKKFSRPLLPSAATRLSQEEQVRTHEAKLKAMASELREHRATQLAKKARGKEAEEQRQKEAYLEFEKSRYGTYAALLRVKLKAGSEELDAVEAAVAQASGTEDGLPPPHSSPSLPANTSSQPRAQCPDSEARAGAGSGRWKP; the protein is encoded by the exons ATGGCCCAGGGTGCCATGCGCTTCTGCTCGGAAGGCGACTGTGCCATCTCCCCACCACGATGCCCACGCCGCTGGCTCCCCGAAGGCCCAGTGCCCCAGAGCCCCCCAGCCAGCATGTATGGCAGCACAGGCTCCTTACTCCGGCGAGTGGCAGGTCCAGGTCCCCGAAGTCGGGAGCTTGGACGTGTGACAGCACCCTGTACACCTCTGCGTGGCCCCCCTTCACCCCGCATTGCTCCCTCACCTTGGGCACCCTCTTCACCCACTGGGCAGCCCCCACCAGAGGCCCAGAGCTCTGTGGTCATATTCCGCTTTGTGGAGAAGGCCAGTGTGAGGCCACTGAATGGGCTGCCTGCTCCTGGAGGCTTGAGTCGGAGCTGGGACCTGGGTGGGGTCTCTCCTCCCAGGCCCACTCCAGCCCTCAGGCCTGGCTCCCATCAAAAGTTGAGGCTAGAAGCATCCACATCAGACCCGCTTCCAGCTGGAGGAGGCTCAGCTCGGCCTGGGAGCCAGGGCCTTTTACAGGGGCCACCAACTCAACCCCAGGTTGGAGCAGATGGTCTTTACTCCTCTCTCCCCAATGGGCTGGGGGGACCCTCTGAGCACCTGGCCACATTATTCCGAGGACCTGCTGACACTGGACTCCTGAACCAG GGGGACATCTGGTCCTCACCACGAGAAGTCTCCTCTCATGCCCAGAGAATCGCTCGAGCCAAATGGGAATTCTTCTATGGCTCTTTGGATCCCCCCAGCTCAG GTGCTAAGCCCCCAGAGCAGGCCCCCCCATCTCCACCTGGGGTGGGCTCAGGGCAGGGCTCTGGGGTGGCTGTGGGGCGAGCAGCCAAGTACTCCGAGACGGACCTGGACACAGTGCCCCTGAGGTGCTACCGCGAGACCGACATCGATGAGGTGCTGACTGAGCGGGAAGAGGCTGACTCGGCCATCGAGAGTCAGCCCAGCTCTGAGGGCCTGCCTGGCACTGCCCGCCCACCTGTCCCACGTCCTGGCCCATGCCTTGGCCCTCACCCCAGCCTGGGCAGTGGCAATGAGGACGAGGATGAGGCAGGTGGGGAAGAGGATGTGGACGACGAAGTGTTTGAGGCCTCAGAAGGGGCCCG GCCAGGTACCCGAATGCCTCACTCCGGGCCTCTCAAGTCACCTCTGCCCTTTCTACCTGGGACCAGCCCCTCGGCTGATGGGCCTGACTCTTTCAGTTGTGTGTTTGAAGCCATCTTGGAGTCACACCGGGCCAAGGGCACCTCCTACACCAGCCTCGCCTCGCTGGAGGCCCTGGCCTCACCTGGCCCGACCCAGAGCCCCTTTTTCACCTTCGAGCTGCCTCCCCAACCCCCTGCCCCAAGGCCTGATCCGCCTGCTCCTGCCCCACTTGCTCCTCTGGAACCGGATTCTGGTACCAGCTCTGCTGCTGATGGGCCTTGGacacagagaggggaggaagaggaggcagaggctggagccAAGCAGGCCCCAGGGAGGGATCCCCCTAGTCCTTGCCACTCAGAAGACAGCTTCGGACTGGGGGCAGCACCCCTGGGCAG TGAACCACCCCTGAACCAACTGGTGTCTGATTCGGACTCAGAGCTGGACAGCACAGAGCGGCTGGCCCTGGGAAGCACTGACACCTTGTCCAATGGGCAGAAAGCAGACCTGGAGGCTGCACAGCGCCTCGCTAAGAGGCTGTACCGACTAGATGGCTTCAGGAAGGCGGATGTGGCCCGGCATCTGGGCAAGAA CAATGACTTCAGCAAACTTGTGGCTGGCGAGTACCTGAAGTTTTTTGTCTTCACGGGCATGACTCTGGACCAAGCTCTCAG GGTGTTTCTCAAGGAGCTGGCCTTAATGGGTGAGACCCAGGAACGGGAGCGTGTGCTGGCCCACTTCTCCCAGAGATACTTCCAGTGTAATCCTGGAGCCCTGTCCTCAGAGG ACGGTGCGCACACGCTGACCTGCGCCCTCATGCTACTCAATACGGATCTCCACGGCCAC AACATCGGGAAACGCATGACCTGCGGAGACTTCATCGGTAACTTGGAAGGCCTCAACGAAGGCGGCGACTTCCCCAGAGAGCTGCTCAAG GCCTTGTACAGCTCCATCAAGAATGAAAAGTTGCAGTGGGCCAT AGACGAGGAGGAGCTGAGACGGTCTCTGTCTGAGCTGGCCGACCCCAACCCCAAGGTCATCAAGAGGGTCAGCGGGGGCGGTGGCAGTGGCTCCAGCCCTTTCCTGGACCTGACTCCCGAGCCCGGGGCTGCAGTCTACAAGCACGGCGCCCTGGTGCGCAAGGTGCACGCGGACCCTGACTGCAGGAAGAGTACGTGGCCAG CACCTCGGGGCAAGCGCGGCTGGAAGAACTTCCACGGGATCCTCAAGGGCATGATCCTCTATCTGCAGAAG GAGGAGTACCAGCCTGGGAAAGCGCTGTCGGAGGCAGAGCTTAAGAACGCCATCAGCATCCACCACGCGCTGGCCACGCGGGCCAGTGACTACAGCAAGAGGCCGCACGTCTTCTACCTGCGCACTGCTGACTGGCGGGTCTTCCTCTTCCAGGCCCC GAGCCTGGAGCAGATGCAGTCCTGGATCACTCGCATCAACGTGGTGGCTGCCATGTTCTCCGCACCCCCATTCCCAGCTGCTGTCAGCTCCCAGAAGAAGTTCAGCCGCCCTCTGCTACCCAGCGCTGCCACCCGCCTCTCCCAG GAGGAGCAAGTGCGGACCCACGAGGCCAAGCTGAAGGCCATGGCAAGTGAGTTGCGGGAGCACCGGGCCACGCAACTGGCCAAGAAGGCCCGGGGCAAGGAGGCTGAAGAGCAGCGGCAGAAGGAGGCGTATCTGGAGTTTGAG AAATCCCGCTACGGCACGTACGCAGCGCTGCTTCGGGTCAAGCTGAAGGCGGGCAGCGAGGAGCTGGATGCGGTGGAGGCAGCAGTGGCCCAGGCCAGTGGCACGGAGGATGGACTACCCCCTCCTCACTCCAGTCCCTCCCTGCCGGCCAACACCTCCAGCCAGCCCCGGGCTCAGTGTCCCGACTCAGAGGCTAGGGCAGGGGCAGGCAGTGGGCGGTGGAAGCCCTGA
- the FBXL15 gene encoding F-box/LRR-repeat protein 15 has product MGSSFRYEELKKAGLLRPLQGHSEKTLLRTRSRQPMEPPMDPSGGEQEPGAVRLLDLPWEDVLLPHVLSRVPLRQLLWLQRVSRAFRALVQLHLARLRRFDAAQVGPQIPRAALAWLLRDAEGLQELALAPCHEWLSDEDLVPVLARNPQLRSVALAGCGQLSRRALGALAEGCPRLQRLSLAHCDWVDGLALRGLADRCPALEELDLTACRQLKDEAIVYLAQRRGAGLRSLSLAVNANVGDTAVQELARNCPELQHLDLTGCLRVGSDGIRTLAEYCPALRSLRVRHCHHVAEPSLSRLRKRGVDIDVEPPLHQALVLLQDMVGFAPFVNLQV; this is encoded by the exons ATGGGAAGCAGTTTTCGTTATGAAGAG CTCAAGAAGGCGGGTTTGCTGCGCCCGCTTCAAGGCCACAGCGAGAAGACCTTACTGCGCACGCGCAGTAGGCAGCCGATGGAGCCACCGATGGACCCGTCCGGAGGGGAGCAAGAGCCCGGAGCCGTCAG GCTCCTGGATTTGCCCTGGGAAGACGTGCTGCTCCCACACGTCCTGAGCCGGGTGCCGCTGCGCCAGCTGCTCTGGCTGCAGCGCGTCAGTCGGGCTTTCCGGGCGCTAGTGCAGCTGCACCTCGCCCGGCTGCGCCGCTTCGACGCCGCTCAG GTGGGTCCACAGATTCCGCGGGCCGCATTGGCCTGGCTGCTGCGGGACGCCGAGGGGCTGCAGGAGCTGGCGCTGGCGCCGTGTCACGAATGGCTGTCGGACGAGGATCTGGTGCCGGTGTTGGCGCGGAATCCGCAGCTGCGGAGTGTGGCGCTGGCCGGCTGCGGGCAACTGAGCCGCCGCGCGCTGGGGGCGCTGGCCGAGGGCTGCCCCCGCCTGCAGCGCCTTTCGCTCGCGCACTGTGACTGGGTAGATGGGCTGGCGCTGCGCGGCCTAGCTGACCGCTGTCCGGCCCTGGAGGAGCTGGACCTCACCGCCTGCCGACAGCTCAAGGATGAGGCCATCGTATACCTGGCGCAGAGGCGCGGCGCAGGCCTTCGCAGCCTCTCCCTAGCGGTCAACGCCAATGTAGGGGATACCGCCGTCCAGGAGCTGGCTCGGAACTGCCCGGAACTCCAGCACCTCGACCTAACAGGGTGCCTCCGCGTCGGAAGCGACGGTATCAG GACTTTGGCAGAGTACTGCCCGGCGCTGCGCTCGCTGCGGGTGCGGCACTGCCACCACGTGGCCGAGCCCAGCCTAAGCCGCCTGCGGAAGCGCGGTGTGGACATCGACGTCGAGCCGCCGCTGCATCAGGCCCTGGTACTGCTGCAGGACATGGTGGGCTTTGCACCCTTTGTCAACCTGCAGGTCTGA